From Motacilla alba alba isolate MOTALB_02 chromosome 4A, Motacilla_alba_V1.0_pri, whole genome shotgun sequence, one genomic window encodes:
- the CHIC1 gene encoding cysteine-rich hydrophobic domain-containing protein 1: MSVLLPNMADFDTIYELEEEDEEEEQDEPEPVVRSQELPRPRDAPDPVAVRGAGHITVFGLSNKFDTEFPSVLTGKVAPEEFKTSISRVNACLRKNLPVNVKWLLCGCLCCCCTLGCSLWPVVCLNKRTRRSIQKLLEWENNRLYHKLGLHWKLSKRKCETSNMMEYVILIEFLPKYPIFRPD, encoded by the exons ATGAGCGTCCTGCTGCCCAATATGGCGGACTTCGACACGATCTAcgagctggaggaggaggacgaggaggaggagcaggatgagCCCGAGCCCGTGGTGcggagccaggagctgccccggccccgcgaCGCGCCCGATCCCGTAGCGGTACGGGGCGCCGGGCACATCACCGT gtTTGGCTTGAGCAACAAGTTTGATACAGAATTTCCTTCTGTTCTGACAGGGAAG GTGGCCCCTGAGGAATTCAAGACCAGCATCAGCCGAGTGAACGCCTGCCTGAGGAAGAACCTCCCTGTCAATGTGAagtggctgctctgtggctgcctctgctgctgctgcactctgggctgcagcctgtggcCTGTGGTCTGTCTTAACAAAAGA ACTAGAAGATCAATTCAGAAGTTATTAGAATGGGAAAATAACAGACTATATCATAAG CTTGGTTTGCACTGGAAGCTGAgtaaaaggaaatgtgaaacTAGCAATATGATGGAATAT GTAATATTAATAGAGTTCTTACCAAAATACCCCATATTTCGACCTGACTGA